AAACATTATTGATAATAGTATTAGTACAAGAGAGCTTGACGATTTCCCAGTTGTGACAATACACTTTCCACAGTTTGTTCCCGCACATGGTCAGCCTGGCATTTAGAACGGCAGCAATACCAACACAAAGCATTGGATAGATCCAGCTCAAAGCTATTAAAACAGATAAATTCCTGGGAGTCATTATGCTGTTGTACTGTAAGGGTTTACATATTGCTACATATCTGTCAAACGCCATTAACATCAGTATGGTATTTTCATTTGATGCATAGGAATAAATGACAAAAGCCTGTAACAGACAAGCCTCACGAGGCACCAAGTGTGTATTGGACAGCAAGTCTGTCAGTAACCTTGGGAAAAAAGCAGCTGTTCCAAAGATAGAGTTAAAAGACAAACATGAAATCAGAATGTACATGGGCTGGTGTAAAGTTCTCTCCAGAAAGATTGCAAGAATTACAAGGAAATTGAATAATAGTATAGCACTGTACAGAACAATCGCCAAACTGAACAAAGCATATCTTGTGTACCCAATATTTTCAAACAACATCAAGTAAAAACTTGTTCCATTTTCCATTTTCTGTCAGGCAAGCGTTGGATTCACTGACCTGACGATAAAAGCAGACAAGCATTGATTGTTTTCATGGTTATAACAGCTTGGGTTATTATAGCCACAAGTAATGAATCTGAATACAAATTACTATATGAGTTATACAGTTAATTAAGGAGTTACATTACCAGAAATACCTTTCTGAAATCAGTTCATCTTCACAGTATATGCTGAGAATTAAGTCGTCTTGTGCTCTCTTAGACGAACCAAGAGTCGCCAGTAGATGCTCGTTTTTATAGGATTAGGCAAGTCTCTGAAGACCTCTCTGCTGTGGCTTAATTTGCATAAACCAAACAAGGAAGTTTTCATTGTCTacaaccagtggtggaaagagtactgaaaaatcatactctagtaaatgtaccattacttgcccaaaaaagTAGTCCAAGTTgagttaaagtatctgttgtaaatctTACAACAATCTTACTCAATCTAAAGTATGAGTACAAAGtagcccttaaaaagtattcaagagtagtgagtattacactgtaaaaagctgatgcattaacatgtaatgtgtgtaaacgtaacattctgtagtgcatttcgtTATTGCCCAGCAGATACACAACATCTtaagttaatattaggttagatttaggttgtgttgtCAGTTGACCAacattcaatgtctagccagcatctaaggacaatgttattttgatgtccaataatgacgtcaaataacgttgacatttggttgattttaggttgttttggaaagtgaccaaaatccaacgtcgagccaacatcttaaaccaacgtcaaatactgacatttattcgtcaggtatggcaaccaaaatccaacgtctgataaacgtcatactggtaacatccacacaacgtcaagctgtaacatcattcaacgttgatatttggttggtttcaGGTTGGGCATTGGACATTttcgtcggcctgacgttgagttctgacgtcaacccgattttcatttccaaactaaaCTGAAGGTCCCCATGACgatggggtacaacatcaatctgatgatGTGTTGATGTCTTGTGCTTGCTGGgcgtttaaggccatttcggtcatcatacagtaaacatccgtgatcttctcatcagtgacatgcttctaaacagtctctgggtcattgcgtgtgacAATTTTTGACatctttttggacacttttacAGTAATGCTTCTACACGGTTTGCTGCATCTGTATATCGTCCTTGTCTTAaggttgttcattatgatgcgatttaccttttaTATGCGATTGATTGGACAgtaatcacaggactgatttttcttatcaccatagacaagagaaaatacagtagtgactgcaggttgaaggaaagtactgaagtaaaagtaccaatactgcactataaatgtactcaagaggaagtaaaagtacacactacttagtaaattacaattcctgagaaaaactactccgtgacagtagtttgagtatttttgttactttacaccactgccttTCTGTTGCAAAAAAATACTACTTCACTTCCAGAGCGCAAATTACTCACACTCCAACTGTTTTAGACCCACTGCAAGTTTATTTcctctgatgaacacaaaatgggatattttgaaatgtgttggtatCCAAACAGTTGATAGTCACAATTGATTTCAATAATTTGGAGGGGggaaatcaacacaatctcacgggaattcgtaactttttgatttagtggctaattcgtatgatctaattcgtacaatttagtacgatttgctcatccgccaatgacgtttgggtttaggggtggggttaggtgccacgcctcctttttaaaatcgtacaatttcatacgactgaactctaaacgactgaattagccactaaactgtcaaaacgtaaaatacttacgttttctcgtgagatcaggcagaGGAAATAGTATAGAAGTCAATGTGATCATCAACTAGAAGTGGGAGTCGGTGGTGACCAATCATTGGGGTGGTGAATAAGCAggttaagaaataaatatatcaCAAATTGTAAAAATACACAGATCTACCAGcccgatctcacgagaaaacataagtattttacgttttgtcagtttagaatcagaatcagaaagagctttattgccaggtatgttcacacatacgaggagtttgttttggtgacagagcttctacagtgcaacaggattacagagacaggacaaaaaacagatcataaatatatttaaaaaaaaaatacaagtaagtagtgagtgcaaatattgacaagtgtatgtacgtgtttattactatatacaacgttatatgtgcagctgttatgtgcaaattggcatgtaaagtgtgttgttaaataagtgtatatgtgtataaaagtgtatagcaagtagtgatgttggttccacaattattatcatcaagtgttcatgagatggattgcctgagggaagaaactgtttctgtgtcgggctgttctggtgcgcagtgctctgtagcgtcgaccagaaggtaacagttcaaagaggcagtgtgctgggtgtgaggggtcc
This genomic interval from Danio aesculapii chromosome 15, fDanAes4.1, whole genome shotgun sequence contains the following:
- the or64d1 gene encoding odorant receptor 128-10, yielding MENGTSFYLMLFENIGYTRYALFSLAIVLYSAILLFNFLVILAIFLERTLHQPMYILISCLSFNSIFGTAAFFPRLLTDLLSNTHLVPREACLLQAFVIYSYASNENTILMLMAFDRYVAICKPLQYNSIMTPRNLSVLIALSWIYPMLCVGIAAVLNARLTMCGNKLWKVYCHNWEIVKLSCTNTIINNVFGFFIVTTTVIMPLSFILYSYVKILIICRKSSVEFRRKAYQTCIPHIVILLNFSAALFCEVTLSRVQNLELHVGLSIILSLEFLIVPPILNPLIYGLNFPEIRKKIMCVVKTCK